The following are encoded in a window of Haliotis asinina isolate JCU_RB_2024 chromosome 14, JCU_Hal_asi_v2, whole genome shotgun sequence genomic DNA:
- the LOC137261097 gene encoding uncharacterized protein, translating into MADRSQTVASDSGSDWDDESTLDFTSPRQQKKVPLRSPYHAALQDDEDKSEMSEARPKPKERSTGKQVNDNGETVQRNSNIIPKQRNPADTSPRIQSVPDNPPFDFKGALEDDGRQEDLGQRPGRGRKGNTYDVSPTPQLANPAGQGGGVGSWDDSDAEERTLRDLNATLKKEKKRETEERNRRKKEQRDDRSQATDLPTSRSDNMRGNQAYSSGRSQGRQPVQQYDQRYEQDLPYEDVTRREVMSPYSARDVLVNMPDNKHVDDPDLLPVVFHDEDGARILYHFHPCNMKMYEVPDTEDTAIMPGVADKAERVVRRLWQEVFGGLRLVTGIFIIFVIEALKFVFHHVAQPIIIGLLTGVGDFFLKPVLSLTFSLILQPVIVFFWNIFTGVRHLLQPVIEILHGVLTPVAMVLRSFRLFDVTYQNSSTRPIRNV; encoded by the exons GCTGACAGAAGTCAAACTGTTGCCAGTGATTCTGGATCTGACTGGGATGATGAAAGCACCCTGGATTTCACATCACCACGGCAACAGAAAAAAGTGCCCCTCCGATCCCCATACCACGCTGCACTACAGGATGATGAAGACAAGTCTGAGATGAGTGAAGCCAGACCCAAGCCCAAGGAAAGGTCCACAGGGAAGCAAGTGAATG ATAATGGAGAGACAGTCCAACGGAATTCAAACATAATCCCCAAACAAAGAAA TCCGGCCGACACCTCACCTCGGATCCAGTCTGTCCCTGACAATCCCCCTTTTGACTTCAAGGGGGCACTTGAAG ATGATGGCAGACAGGAAGACTTAGGTCAGCGGCCAGGTCGGGGCAGGAAGGGCAACACCTACGATGTCTCTCCAACCCCGCAACTGGCCAACCCAGCTGGGCAAGGag GTGGTGTTGGATCATGGGATGACTCTGATGCTGAAGAGAGGACGCTGAGAGACCTGAACGCCACATtgaagaaggagaagaaacGAGAGACAGAGGAGAGAAATCGGAGGAAGAAAGAGCAGAGAGATG ACAGGTCCCAGGCCACAGATCTCCCCACCAGCAGGTCAGACAACATGAGGGGCAACCAAGCTTACAGCAGTGGTCGGAGTCAGGGGAGACAACCAGTACAG CAATATGACCAGCGATATGAGCAAGACTTGCCTTATGAAGACGTGACACGACGAGAAGTCATGTCACCGTACAGCGCACGTGACGTCCTGGTGAACATGCCAGACAACAAACATGTGGATGACCCTGACCTTCTTCCCGTTGTCTTCCATGATGAGGACGGAGCAAG GATCCTCTACCACTTCCACCCCTGCAACATGAAGATGTACGAAGTGCCTGACACCGAAGATACAGCCATCATGCCTGGTGTGGCTGACAA AGCAGAGAGAGTTGTACGACGCCTGTGGCAGGAAGTATTTGGAGGATTACGCCTTGTCACTGgcattttcatcatttttgtcATAGAAGCACTGAAATTTGTCTTCCACCATGTGGCCCAGCCAATTATCATTGGTCTACTGACAGGTGTTGGAGACTTCTTCCTCAAGCCGGTTCTCTCACTCACCTTCAGCCTCATCCTCCAGCCCGTCATTGTGTTCTTCTGGAACATCTTCACAGGTGTACGCCATCTGTTACAACCTGTGATTGAAATTCTTCATGGAGTGTTAACGCCAGTTGCAATGGTTTTACGCTCATTCCGTCTTTTTGATGTCACCTATCAAAATTCATCAACTCGACCCATTCGAAATGTGTAA